DNA from Eucalyptus grandis isolate ANBG69807.140 chromosome 5, ASM1654582v1, whole genome shotgun sequence:
TCGTGGTCGTGCAGGTAAGAAGCGCATGACGAAGAGTCAATCGACGGCAGCAGTGTGTAACTCGCCCTCGGGACGTCGCCAGTCGGAGGCAATTCCAGGGTGAAGGGATCGACAAGCTTCATGGTTTTCGGGTCGAAGAAACAGGAAAAATTGCTCCGCAAGAGCAACAGAGGCCAACACGGTGCAGAgaaatttagagagagagagaagacagcGTTGGAGAGAGAATAGAAACCAAGACGACGAGGACTAGGAGGTTGAAGAGAATTTATAGTTTAACGTTGTTTGCCATTGGAAATGGGATTAGGAGTCCGGTTCGGATTAGTGTACGTGggtgattaattaaaaaaaggaaataaatccAAGATTCCATATTGATTTCCGAATagcctttttttctccttttccgtAAGGGATTGAAGGGCAAATTCATTAATCTCCACTTAGAATTTTCCCACTAatggttttattcttttttcaataataGAGAACCGCATGGATTTGTGATTGTTTACTTATTCCAGTCAAATTATCACATTTTAGGAAATATGTAGTCTTATATTACATGCCCAgccgcgaggccgccctcgcggccatTGACGAGGTGGCCGACGAGGTTGAGGTTGACCTCGACCTTGGCCGTCGCCTCTGGTcaccgaggtccggcgaccggctggaggaagaagaaggagaatgaaaaagaaaaagaaataaaaaaattcaaaagattaaaatattattaaaagttgtgtATGTCGGCGCCGATCATGCCACGTCACCCGCCGATGTCTAGTCAataaaatctggccaaaattagccggaaatgactaaattgacacaacataaaaatgtttagaacttaattggcacaaaaaaagatttatgactaaattgacacaaatgcaaaaagtttaggatttttttttaacactttcccCCTTTGTAGTTCAACTTGATTCTTTCTAATTGTAATTTGATCACTTTGTGCAATCGGTACTGGTCGCATACACACAGGTTTTTGGGTTTTGTCTTGATAGAAAATATCtcgcaaaaagaaacaatagcTATTTTGTTAGGcacaataaaatgaataaacaccttattttaggtaggaaaaaaaaaaccactaaaGCCTTAAATTATACTCACTgcaacacatttaccctaaacattttttttttgtgatacaaaaaaccCCACACTTATActcatgtgacatatttactactaattttttatgatacaaaaaattctaaacttatactcatttgatatatttattttaaatttttttatgacaaaaaaatctcaaatttgcatCCGTacgacacatttacctcaaattaagtttggggtaaatatgtcgCATAGGTATAAGTTTATGATATTTTGTGTTACAAAAGAgaatttggagtaaatgtgtcacaattagtatagtttagggtttttggttttttttcttttttgcttaaaGGTATGGGCTCTTGCCTACTACTCTAGAGAGACTTGAATTTGCAGGGTAGTTTTGTcaccaaaaattaataattccTTTTGAATTACAGATATATTTTACTCGAACCCTTACTCGAATAAGTGAATTAAGGATTTTAATTCCCACATTTTAATGTTAAAAATTTGGAGGGATGAAAATAAGATGTACAATATATACAAGAAGTACCCGAAACTCGATTTTCATTCAAACCTTAACCAGCTTCAAATCAAGTTGGATTGGAGTTACTGAGacgatgatgtgattgtgttAAGATATAAAACCAACAATCAATGCACATCCGTGGTCAAGTTTCCCATTCCAATTCGCACAAGCTTTTACCACGAAGTAGGAAACCTTGAGCTTCATTCATGTTCTAGGTTaatcaaatatcatttaaaGAAGCCAACACAATATGTTTCTCTCTGAAGTGTACATTCGCGCGTGTATATAATATGTAAGAACGGAATGGAAAAGTACGTATATTACCATAATTACCATAATAGAAAGGAAACGCCTCAACACTAGAGAAGACATTAGAATCGGGCTTTAAAAGAAACGCTCAACAATAATTGAATAACAGCAAAATTCCATCACTTTCTCTAAaggttaattttcctttttttttctccctttgtcacctaacaaaaaacaaaagaagtacTAATTCAGGTTCAAATCTAAATGAATGATATGGTGGTCACTTAATTAGAcaactaaaaaaaattcattattgaCACCAACCTATACCTAAACATTTTCTTGAAcgatagaaatatttttcatttatacaTTTTTATAATCAACACAAGCtatcatttttcaagattttttttttccaaaatgtggattttccatgaaacaaaccgACTTCTTAAGCTAATCCCAATCTTTCAGCTTCCTAAGTCAAATGGGTTTAGGGAAAAACTAATGCGTTGAGTGCTTCAATTAGGGCAATCATCTACCATTAATTATCTGCATTGTCTTCCAAGATTCAATAATTCCGGAGTCTAGAGGTATAGGTCTTTATGCTTAACCCGAGTTTGtttagatttttcaagaaaaaaggaaaatttagaCGCCGTTCATTTTGTGTAAtgtgaataatttgaaaatcattttccttaaaaataattgcttgaaataattagtcaataaatttttttttattaataacaaaaacttatatttaaatattttcatagatgaCAAATATTTTTCGCTTGTacatttttgtaagcaatacggacaatcatttttcaaaaaaaatattctcaaatcatttatttttagcGAAACAAACGGAtagtaccaatttaattttgtctCAAAGAAAATGGTCCAACAATGTATACGTAGCATATTTCTTCACCATTGCCTAATTAGCAAGTGCGTATTACATTACTAATTGGCCGGATATTATTTGTGCTTCAAAACTGTCAACTAAAATATTTATTCTTGCCAAATATATCATGTGGCTGTTTTAATATATCACTCCATGTCTACtcttaaaaataacaaaataaaacaaaattgcgGAGATATTTCTTGCTCAATTCTACATCTTAAATTTGTCAGTTTGTAGATCATTTCATAATGTGGAAAGatcatatattaaaattcaaattgtgtATAATTCCCTTTAAAAAGAGTAGCAAAGGGTCGCGTTTTTTCACTCCTCCTTTTGTGTTTTGATCATATGATTCATTATGGGGTCCCTCACTTCTATTACAAGaggtcctcttttttttttttttttgttcttgcggatcacatcaatgattttctaCTGATGTGAGATTTGATAAAATCGTCGaataaatattttcctcacaaaATCAGTATGCAAGAACATATACTACCACATAAGATGTggcaaataagaaaaaataaaaaattgatactTGATCGACTCAACGTCGAAATAATTAATAGTCAAACCATTCAtgaatttcgacaaaaaaaaaaggttttgtttATGTCACGTGGCAGTTCAGATTGGTTTCGAAGGAATCTATTTTGACGTCCCCGACCGACAGAGACAAGCTTTCTCGAATGTTAGGGCGGAGTAATTAGTagataaaaagtttagggtcAGCCGAAAACATGAAGATAAAACTTCTCCTTTGGCTACgattatttttctcattgtcATCGTTAATGTTGGCAGCATCGGAAAAACGGCACGAAGAGAACATGGGTAGTGCTGGCGGCGAGTGATCGATGATGATCGGAGGAGATTTGGCGTTGGAAGAATACAAATATATTCATGGATTTCTTCGCTTTCTTTTGATCCATGCTATTTTTTTCGGAGAGACGGGCACGAAATTCAACGGCAATAATATGTCACTACATACTTGAAAAGATCCACCCTTTAATGATGAAATAATCAATGGTTAGGATTTCgccaaaattattttcataacaaaatatctttcatcaaaAGTAATTAAATTGTGCTAGCAGGACGGTATAATGATAGTCAAAGATAATCacaaacttttccttttttcaacaCAAGCTCGTGGGAAATTATCAAACAAAACACAgacctttctctctcctatgaAAAATAGGCGGTTGAGGATTGACTGTCTCTTTTCCAAGCTAACGATACCGTTAGGCAATCATTTCCCAAAGTAATTCAAGGAAATTAAGGTTCTCTGCTAATTCTGAGTGGGGGATATCTCAAGCAAAAagagatggatttattctatTCAAATTCTAAACGGAGCggcttgaaaatataaaagatgtAGTAATAAGATAAAAATACGTGCAGCTATTTGATCGACGTCGCGAATCAGGAAGGAAACTTCAAATACAGTGCCAATAAAGATAACTCAAGCCGCTGCATTGCTCGTGCCAAGAGCAACCTTGTGAAGGACCTTAAAGTGGAACTTGCAAGAGGCCTCGTCCCAAAACATCCCGATCTCGTCCCCGACCTCCAACCCTAGCCCCCTGACGAACAGCTGGGTCCAGCCACTTTTCAGCACGTAGCTTCCCGACTTCCAGAGGCAGAACACGAGCTGGTGCTCGCGGTCTGTGTCCATGTCCAGCACGAGGACCTCCACGTCATCCCCGCTCTTGACCCGCCTCACCTTCTCCTCGCTCATCTTGGGGAACACGTGGGCCTTCAGGCAGTCCAGTGGAAGCAGGAGCCGCGACGAGCTGTTGACGTCGCTTTCCGTtagcttcttcttgatctcccACGGGTCTCTGTAGAGCACCAGCTCCGTGGAGACGTCTAATGGCATCTTCCTCTCTGCACAAACGAAGCGGTATGTGGAGAGTGTGGTTTGGGAGGGTGGTGATGAAGATGTGTGTTTATGGGTGAGCTTATAAAGAACCACAAAAGCAAGGGGTTCTGCTCGAGCGTAGTCAGCCAGCTTCTTGACTTTGCTTAGCTTCCAGCACATAACCTTTCACTAGTAGGTACCCGATCAAATTTGCTATCAGCGTGGGACCCCCTCTTTTAGGGTGCTAGCCCCGATCAAATTTGCCGATCAAATTTGCTATCACCGTGGGACCCCCTCTTTTAGGGTGCTAGCCCCGATCAAATTTGCTATCAGCGTGGGACCCCCTCTTTTAGGGTGCCTAGATAGTGACCCAATATTCGCCATGTCAGCATGATCTCGGACCAATCATGGAGCGCCACGTGGACCGACGAGGCACTGTGGGGTCGGCTCGCCAAGATGGAATTTTTGCATGTAAAAtaatattctctctcttctggcCTGCAGAATTTCTGCAGGTAAAATAATCATGGGCAGGGCATTCTATCTCCTCTATTTATCTctcctctttgctctctcttccctctctaaCACTCCTTCCGGTCTAGCGATTCCTCCGACGACTGTCGCTCCCTCCCGACGAcagcctttctctctccactcagGGCTCCATTCTCTCGGCACACTTCTTCCTAATTCGCGCTCTCTCTCGACGATCGATTTCGCTCACCTCTCCCACGACCTCCACGCTTTTGGCGGTTCTTCCCCCGTGGTTCGGTGAGGTCTCGGGTATGCCCTCATGCTACGTCACTTCTTCCTTGCTTAGCAACACCGtactgcctctctctctctctctctctctctctccgagtGTGTCTCTCTGTGCATTCTTTCATCCATGAGGCAAGCATTTTTCAACTAGGGTTCAGGGGTTTTGTCACCCCTTCTTAGAGGTTCGTCCAAGCACCTCTCATTTTTGCGTGAACCCAGCATGAATTTTATAGTCTTTCTTTCCAGATGACTACCCTTTTCACTTCGATCGGTCCTTCAGCAAAAGCTGACTGCTAAGCGACAATGCGATGGCAATTTTGAATCCTGGGTTTCGCTCTGTGATGCTAAGCTTTTTCGCATATTGTAGCTTCGCGGCTGCTTCGAGATTTTGGGTTGGTCGTTCTATCGTCTTGCTCAAAGCGAGCGAAATGGTGTCCAAAAGGGACATGTCGAATTCGTCAACACCTGAGTCGGCAGCAACTTCTGAggacaagaaagggaagaaatcgAAAGGATTGGTGGCTTCAGTTCCTAGTTCTACCAAAAGTCATGTCAAGGTATTGTCTTTTAATCGAACCTATCGTTCCACCCCTGTTTTGGGGACTTGACCATTTAgcattcatttttcttgcagAAAAAATTCTAGTGCAAGCATTGGTGAAGTCATGTTGCCTAATAATGACCCGGCCAAAATTGAGGCAATGACATTTCATGAATTGAGAGCTACATTGAGGTGGGGATGAATTGTTTTAGTTGCAAGCATGTGATAATCGTTATAGTGTTTTCTCTGTAACCTTTACAGTaagcaaaaatcaagtttttctatttgatgCTTGAAAGGGAGATTATTGAGCAGGGAAGTGAATATTACTAATGGAAAACCATGAGGTCTTGAGAATTTGCCTTTAACAAAGAgcaatttgtttatgaaaatgaaatttttgcataatgctttttctcaaaatgataatGAAACTTgtaagtcctttttttttttttttttaaagagagagaaaaataattaaaaaataaattttaaaaaaaaaaaattatggaaaaggGTGTATGTAGGgaaaaaacaaacacaaaagtaaaaaaaaaaaccaaactcaACTAGGacttcggttcggttcggtttcgattcggatcagatttcggttcggttcaataaattttctttttggttcagtttggttttatttttcgaaaaaatcaaactgaaccgaaccaTTTACGTACTTGCATGTGGGTCCTCTCCCGTTCAAACCCTTATTGACCGACCCCCACTAAAGGAAGAAGCGACGttacttctttctttccacTAAGATAAAAGAGTTCTTTTATCAGAGCCCCTTATATTGTCCTAGTCACCGTCCTCCCCTTTTGTTTTAACCCAATCGGGTTCCGGACAAGGTTGCAAGTGATCCAGCTACAGTCGGACAAGATGAAGTTGTGACGTAGGCGCTTGAACTACAAAGTGTTGCCTAATTCGCTTCAAATCAAGTTGGATTGGAGTTACTAAGTACTAAAATTTTACGATTCCCtaagataaaattgatacaATACCAATATGAAGCAGCAAATATTAATTGGGTATCAAATAAATGCCCACTTAGAGTACGGCACATCATATATAGACTGGTCTTAGTATATTTAACACTACTCTAGGAGTTCGTttatttcgataaaaaaaatgaacgatttggaaaatatatgcctaaaaataatttgattatatcacttagaaTAATTGGGCAACAAAAAGTTGTCATTATTAACAACAATCTATGTTTAAACTTTTTCGTAAACAGTGTAAATAGTTTTCGTACGTACATTCTTGGTAAGCAATGCAAGTTAtcacttttaggaaaatgtttttcaaaatgtggatttttcacaaaacaaacggaCTCTTAAGTTGATCCCAATCTTTCTAGTTTCCTAACTGAAAATGGTATTAGGTCCTAGTGTGTTGAGTGCTTCAATTAGGACAATTATCTAATGTTAATTATCCACATCGTCACTCAAGATTCAATCGTTCCGGAGTCCAGAGGTACATCTCTTTATACTTAACCCAAGTTTAtttagatttttcaagaaaaaagagaatatcTAGAGTGTCAATATCCATCTCGCGCTCCATGCAAGATAAAttttttcactcaaaagcttaaccAGTCCAAAAGTGTATACATATCACATTTCTAACCATCGCCTAATTAGCAGTGTGTATTTCACTACTAATTGGCTGGATAATATTTGTGTTTTAAAATGGTTAGTTAAAATAGTTGTTCCTACATGCACCATAGGAGTTAGCATCATGCTGCTCAACAAACGAGCATGCCCAAAAACCAGTATTTTTTctgaataacaaaaaaatcctCTGTCAGTTTTAACGCATCATTTCTTGTCTACTcttaacaaaaacaaaataagaaatttggggatatattttaaaatcaattctccATCTTAAATTGTCTACTCTTAACAACAACCAACCCGCCCTGAGGAATCCGTACTGCTCACATACAAGCCCCGGCTTCTCGGTTTTGTCTTAATAAAAAGTCTAGCGAAAAGAACTAACAGCTATTTTACTAGGCAATATAAAATGAGTAAATACCTTATTTTAAGTAGAGAAAAAGTCATTAAAACCCCTAAATTATGTCTACTTAGACCTATCAAATGGGTGGATCCAATCAAATTGGGTTATAAATGATCCAAttcaaatcgacccatttaacttcTTTTCGATCCATTTGTTGTAATGCAAAATTCTTGATCCATACTCGACATGACTAATTCCTAACATATACCCGATCCATTTAATTAAACCTTAGAAAGCTTATTTATCATgatatttttctcttaaaaatggtattactaaaacactttcatgtaatagaaattttagaaaattccaaataaggatctggagttatcattttcttaaataagagctTGATGTAGAcatcatttcaaataaaggccttgagtactatcattttctcaaataaagggcTTGAAGtaaatcttgtttcaaataaaggtctaaAGTGATTATATCAATCTAAAAAAAGATCTTAACTCACTATTTGAtaagggcaattttgtctttcaatttttccttttttttttccatttctttcaataaaaaaaccaaaataataataataataataataataataataataataataataataataataataataaagaacagAGATGGGAGGGAGGGCTCCCTCCCACCGGTTGGGCAATAACGATGGTAGGTGGGGTTGCTGGCATCTAGGCTAGGACCGGTGACCCTTATTAACTGGATGTGAGTAGGGGTGAGTGGTTCCGGGTTaggttcggttccgtctggaatctagaacctaccTGCTTCGGGTGCattcctcaaaatgaggaacctggaacctacccgtcgaaTGGTAACTGAACTTACCCCGTCACGGGTTCCGGGGTGGTTccaagggtttttttttttttttttttttttaagatttgaactataacatatgcgcacgttacctaaaaaaaaatataacgtacacgcacgttaccaaaaaaaaactataacatacgcgcacgttaccaaaaaaaatataacatatgcgcacgttaccaaaaaactACTCCAAGGATAAttagaagaaaattgaaaaaaacacCAAAATAGTCGTAAATTTACAACATAATTCAATCAAGCTTTGTCAATATTCCCATGTAAGAGTCGCAATGGCCAAGATAACCAACATCGTGTCTCAAAAAGTGCAAAATTTCTCACACTGTAGATGAAAGTCCCAAAGTTTCCAGCTATCATCAAACATATAGCCTCCACCTCCGGCGAACAACGGTGAAACAGAGAAACACAAAAACTAACCTAGCATCATTCTCAAAGCATGCACTATTCACATGAAAGAAACTCCCCGTGCCACTAATAgactaaaaataataaagaaagagaaatcataACTGTCGCAGAAGCCTAAACCAGAACCCAaacaaaatcacataaatttccAATCGGCGAGGTTAGCGCCCACAATCCCGACAAAGGACACAATCCTAAACCATCGCCATCGTCGTGTTGGAGTCGCGACGACCAAAGAAATCACGATCACGTCCCGAAGGGCCACATACTTCTCACACTCCATATCTCTTAAACAAGAGATGCAAATTCCGCCGGACTATCATAAAACACACAGCCTCCTCCCAACAAGCTAGAAATAGAGAGAAACACCAATCCACGATCGAAAACCACGATTCCCCTAACCAAATTAGAATAACAAACGCCGCCGAATTAAGAAGCCTTATCCAGAACCGGCTCCGTGGAATTCATCCTCAGCCCTCGCCACGTTCGACCAATCGCAGAAccgaaaaagaacatgaaaaaaagaaacaacccaTCAAAGCAAAGTCCGGTCCGGTGAGAAACACGCGAAGAACCCCCGCAAATAATCAGACCCCGCCGCCACCAGCAGCCGCCGAGAGCCACGCGACGAAGAACCCCAAAAaagaaggccaaaaaagaaggaagaaacatTCGAAACCTAGAGCACGAAATCCGCAGAAATTCACAGACTTGACGAATACCCACCTCAGGAAACGCGAAATCAGAGAAGAAGGGCCCAGCCATCGAATCGAAGTCGCGAGGAAAAAGAGCCGAGGCGCACGCGATCAGCTCGAGAGACGCGGAATCGGGGGAATCCTTATCTACCcagggagagggggagggagagggagcgaGAGCGGGAGGAGCGCAGAGATTTGCCTCTTCTTCGCCGTCTTGACCTTCGAATTTCCCTTGCGATTTTCGGAGGGGTGGAGAAGGCGATGATTGGTGACGATGGGGAAGCAAGGGAAGGGACAAGGAAAGGGGGACCGGTTCTTTCTTCTAGGGTTCCgaaaccggttccggttcctagaaaaaggaaccgggaacggtccccttggaaccgggaaccgaaccggaccctggTAACCCGGGAACCGCGCTCACCCCTAGATGTGAGGCCTTTACTAAAAGGCAGGAGAGGGCGATGATCCTCTC
Protein-coding regions in this window:
- the LOC120293773 gene encoding B3 domain-containing protein At2g33720-like encodes the protein MCWKLSKVKKLADYARAEPLAFVVLYKLTHKHTSSSPPSQTTLSTYRFVCAERKMPLDVSTELVLYRDPWEIKKKLTESDVNSSSRLLLPLDCLKAHVFPKMSEEKVRRVKSGDDVEVLVLDMDTDREHQLVFCLWKSGSYVLKSGWTQLFVRGLGLEVGDEIGMFWDEASCKFHFKVLHKVALGTSNAAA